The following proteins are encoded in a genomic region of Nicotiana sylvestris chromosome 4, ASM39365v2, whole genome shotgun sequence:
- the LOC104227529 gene encoding uncharacterized protein, producing MNSPSSLMMTISQPEQEKLIDKLQIFKIQGKDKRGCTILRIIGKLFPARIVSVEAVNKYVQEKIYPSLEQRQFSIVYVHTGVNRSENFPGIAALRSICDAMPENVKDHLKAVYFLHPSLQSRLFLAIFGRLIFTGGIYWKLNYVTRLEFLWEHVKRKEIEMPEFVYEFEEELDDYRPMTDYGMEGDHPRVYIDSTAEPAVSMYSMRCIA from the exons ATGAATTCTCCATCTTCTTTGATGATGACAATCTCCCAACCAGAACAAGAAAAACTCATAGACAAACTCCAAATCTTCAAGATTCAAGGTAAAGATAAACGTGGCTGCACCATCCTTCGCATCATCGGCAAGCTTTTCCCTG CAAGGATTGTAAGTGTGGAGGCAGTAAACAAGTATGTACAAGAGAAGATTTATCCAAGTTTAGAGCAGAGACAATTCTCAATAGTGTACGTACATACAGGAGTTAACAGAAGTGAAAATTTCCCAGGAATAGCAGCTCTCCGATCAATCTGTGATGCTATGCCGGAAAACGTGAAAGATCATCTGAAAGCTGTTTATTTCCTTCACCCAAGCCTACAGTCTCGACTCTTTCTTGCCATTTTTGGCCGTCTCATCTTCACAGGAGG GATTTATTGGAAGCTGAATTATGTAACTAGGTTAGAGTTCCTGTGGGAACACGTAAAGAGAAAGGAGATAGAAATGCCAGAGTTTGTGtatgaatttgaagaagagctgGATGACTACCGTCCGATGACGGATTATGGAATGGAGGGAGATCATCCAAGGGTTTATATTGATTCTACTGCTGAACCTGCAGTTTCAATGTACTCAATGAGGTGTATTGCTTAG
- the LOC104227528 gene encoding F-box protein SKIP23-like: protein MSVDHDWSELPPELLDTIVNKLINLRDYLSFRAVCSNWRSSTPATPKNLPCQFPWLMLPKNRSNRRGFFNLLDNKLHFLNLPEASNRRRRCGSSHGWLIIVDESPSIFIINPLTKVTFNLPPLSQLPNVVNFDFYSVGREFTIQSPDGEVYTRNLKEIRDLFIKKVVLSHSPSRDPNFIAVMILNETGELAYCKNGENSWKLIDEARFFAEDVIYFDGLFYAVHKLGSIAVCDVSGDLPKVSFIETPRQIGGDIQYLVKTDDELLLVTRSLELDTDAAYHQLDVVYKTVEFRVFRLVLEGPRWEKVDSLGEKMLFLGENSSLALLASDYPGCEGNRIYFTDDYCEANYDGVNGNHDLGYYNLEDGRIKALSCYPRNSHSMLRWPPPIWFTPNPC, encoded by the coding sequence ATGTCGGTTGACCATGACTGGTCGGAACTTCCACCGGAGCTTCTCGATACGATTGTGAATAAGCTAATTAACCTCCGCGATTACCTCAGTTTCCGAGCCGTTTGCTCCAACTGGCGATCCTCAACGCCGGCGACTCCCAAAAACTTACCTTGTCAATTCCCATGGTTAATGCTCCCAAAAAACCGGTCGAACCGGCGCGGTTTTTTCAACCTCCTTGATAACAAGCTCCACTTCCTCAACCTGCCCGAGGCTTCGAATCGCCGCCGACGTTGTGGCTCTTCTCATGGCTGGCTCATCATCGTCGACGAATCGCCGTCAATTTTCATAATTAATCCGCTTACGAAAGTAACTTTTAATCTTCCGCCGCTGTCTCAGCTTCCTAATGTGGTAAATTTCGATTTTTACAGCGTAGGTCGAGAATTTACCATCCAATCTCCCGACGGCGAGGTTTACACTCGTAATTTAAAAGAAATACGTGACTTGTTTATTAAAAAAGTTGTCCTTTCGCATAGTCCTTCACGTGATCCGAATTTTATTGCGGTAATGATCCTTAATGAAACAGGCGAGCTTGCTTACTGCAAAAATGGAGAAAATTCGTGGAAATTGATTGATGAAGCGCGGTTTTTTGCTGAGGATGTTATATATTTTGATGGATTATTTTATGCTGTTCATAAACTTGGATCGATTGCAGTTTGTGATGTTAGTGGTGATTTGCCTAAGGTTTCGTTTATTGAAACGCCTAGGCAAATTGGCGGTGATATACAGTATTTGGTTAAAACGGATGATGAACTTTTACTGGTAACTAGGTCTTTGGAGCTTGATACTGATGCTGCGTATCATCAGCTTGATGTTGTGTATAAGACGGTTGAATTTCGTGTGTTTAGGTTGGTTTTAGAAGGGCCGAGGTGGGAGAAGGTGGATAGTTTGGGTGAGAAGATGTTGTTTTTAGGAGAGAATTCTTCATTGGCGCTGTTGGCTTCTGATTATCCTGGATGTGAAGGAAATAGGATTTACTTTACGGATGATTATTGTGAGGCTAATTATGATGGTGTCAATGGGAATCATGATCTAGGGTATTACAATTTAGAGGACGGTAGGATTAAAGCATTATCATGCTATCCTCGCAATTCACATTCTATGCTTCGTTGGCCTCCTCCAATTTGGTTCACTCCGAATCCATGTTGA
- the LOC104227527 gene encoding uncharacterized protein, giving the protein MENKTAPLSTIEEPEPKKQKMSTTTSDDEEAATAAVAGDGPAPERKPRYKRRKIAIFFAYCGVGYQGMQKNPGAKTIEGDLEEALYQAGGVPEHDKCQPRRYDWARSARTDKGVSAVGQVVSGRFYVDPPGFIDRLNSILSPQIRIFGFKRVTNAFNAKKFCDRRRYVYFVPVFALDPSSHRDRETVLASVGSGKELVKCLECSERGRKVFGVMGKRVYDPITKSVIVVAEPGNMPNNGDAQVTLQNIESNVNVNANDVITESNMVIENGASLSEKGEETKEEVEKGDENAKAIEEQVEESVFSYGEKEKERFNRILKYYEGTHNFHNFTTRTKADDPAAKRYIISFTANTIVNVEGIEFVKCEVVGQSFMLHQIRKMIGLAVAIMRNCAPESLIQTAFRRDVNINVPMAPEVGLYLDECFFTSYNSKWKDTHEEVSLKAYTEAAEEFKMKYIYSHIASTEHKDGTMALWLHSLNYRNYPDLRGVDNDNSAGASDGSKAIEAVVEAGIGAVKNGESTDNVNSAGAVDDSKAGEAVVEAGLGAVNDGESTDNVNIAGAGDGSEVETVIEVGLSAVDNGESADAKDADSGGDADLVTS; this is encoded by the exons ATGGAGAACAAAACCGCCCCTTTATCAACTATCGAAGAACCAGAACCCAAAAAGCAAAAAATGTCCACCACCACCTCCGACGACGAAGAAGCTGCAACCGCTGCCGTCGCCGGAGATGGTCCAGCACCTGAGAGGAAACCGAGATACAAGCGTCGAAAAATCGCAATATTCTTCGCGTACTGCGGCGTAGGTTATCAGGGTATGCAGAAGAATCCTGGAGCTAAAACAATCGAAGGCGATTTAGAAGAAGCACTATATCAAGCAGGTGGTGTGCCTGAGCATGACAAGTGTCAACCCCGAAGGTATGATTGGGCTCGTTCTGCTCGTACTGATAAGGGTGTCAGCGCCGTGGGTCAGGTCGTTTCGGGTCGGTTTTACGTCGACCCGCCTGGTTTTATTGATCGGCTTAACTCGATCCTCTCTCCTCAAATCCGGATCTTTGGGTTTAAACGGGTAACAAATGCGTTTAATGCTAAGAAGTTCTGTGACCGGCGTAGGTATGTGTATTTTGTTCCTGTTTTTGCTCTTGACCCATCCTCACATCGTGACAGAGAGACTGTATTAGCTAGTGTAGGATCTGGGAAAGAGCTTGTTAAGTGTTTGGAGTGTTCGGAAAGGGGTCGTAAAGTATTTGGAGTAATGGGTAAGCGCGTTTACGATCCGATAACTAAGTCAGTAATTGTTGTTGCTGAACCAGGCAATATGCCGAACAATGGAGATGCACAAGTAACTTTGCAAAATATAGAGAGTAATGTGAATGTTAATGCAAATGATGTGATCACTGAGTCAAATATGGTAATTGAAAATGGAGCTTCTTTAAGTGAGAAGGGTGAAGAAACGAAGGAGGAAGTTGAGAAAGGCGACGAAAATGCTAAAGCAATAGAAGAACAAGTAGAAGAGAGTGTGTTTTCCTatggagagaaagagaaagaaagattTAACAGAATTTTGAAGTACTACGAGGGAACTCACAATTTTCACAATTTCACAACGAGAACAAAAGCTGATGATCCTGCTGCCAAGCGATATATCATTTCATTTACTGCAAACACTATAGTGAACGTCGAAGGCATTGAATTTGTGAAGTGCGAGGTTGTGGGTCAGAGCTTTATGCTTCATCAAATCCGTAAAATGATTGGTCTTGCTGTTGCGATCATGAGAAACTGTGCTCCTGAATCCTTAATTCAAACTGCCTTCCGAAG GGATGTCAACATCAATGTTCCTATGGCGCCTGAGGTTGGATTGTATTTGGATGAATGCTTTTTCACCTCATATAACAGTAAGTGGAAGGACACTCATGAAGAAGTGTCTCTGAAAGCTTATACAGAGGCGGCAGAAGAATTTAAAATGAAGTATATCTATAGTCATATTGCATCGACGGAACACAAGGATGGAACAATGGCTCTATGGCTGCATTCCCTTAACTATCGTAATTACCCTGATTTGCGTGGTGTGGATAATGATAATTCTGCTGGTGCTAGTGATGGTTCAAAAGCCATTGAAGCTGTTGTTGAGGCTGGTATAGGTGCTGTCAAGAATGGTGAGAGCACCGATAATGTTAATTCTGCTGGTGCTGTTGATGATTCaaaagctggtgaagctgttgTTGAGGCTGGTTTAGGTGCTGTCAACGATGGTGAGAGCACCGATAATGTTAATATTGCTGGTGCTGGTGATGGTTCAGAAGTTGAAACTGTTATTGAGGTTGGTTTAAGTGCTGTCGACAATGGTGAGAGTGCCGATGCCAAAGATGCTGACTCAGGGGGTGATGCTGATTTAGTCACCTCATAG